In Pseudomonadota bacterium, a genomic segment contains:
- the accC gene encoding acetyl-CoA carboxylase biotin carboxylase subunit → MFRKILIANRGEIAVRVVRACKEMGIATVAVFSEPDRHSLHVTLADEAFCVGPAAATQSYLNIPNIISAALVSGAEAIHPGYGFLAENSKFAEICQSHGIKFIGPSPQAMDSMGDKSKARELMRTAGVPILPGTSDLESEEDAVRFARESGYPLLIKATAGGGGKGMRVVHDAGQLVRGLQTARAEAHAAFGDDRVYLEKFLPEARHIEIQVLGDEHGNLIHLGERDCSVQRRNQKLLEEAPSEIVSPDLRARMGEAALRGARAARYASAGTIEFLLDQRDGSFFFLEMNTRIQVEHPVTELVTGIDLVQEQIRVAAGQPLRWKQEDIRLNGHAVECRINAEDPSRGFVPSTGRITALHLPGGLGVRLDTHIQGGYQVLPFYDSLLGKLIVHASTREEALARMNRALEELRVEGVSTTADFLRTIVNNAFYRKNKIHTTFVENLMAQPVAVAP, encoded by the coding sequence ATGTTCCGAAAGATACTGATTGCGAACCGCGGCGAGATCGCCGTTCGCGTCGTGCGCGCGTGCAAGGAGATGGGCATCGCCACGGTTGCCGTGTTCAGCGAGCCGGATCGTCACTCGCTCCACGTCACGCTGGCCGACGAAGCCTTCTGCGTGGGACCGGCCGCGGCGACGCAGTCGTACCTCAACATCCCCAACATCATCAGCGCGGCGCTGGTGAGCGGCGCTGAGGCGATTCATCCAGGATACGGCTTCCTGGCCGAGAACTCGAAGTTTGCCGAGATCTGCCAGAGCCACGGCATCAAGTTCATCGGCCCGTCTCCGCAAGCGATGGACTCCATGGGCGACAAGTCAAAGGCGCGAGAGCTCATGCGCACCGCCGGGGTCCCCATCCTTCCTGGCACAAGCGACCTCGAGAGCGAGGAAGACGCGGTGCGCTTCGCCCGCGAATCGGGCTATCCGCTGCTGATCAAGGCCACCGCCGGCGGCGGCGGCAAGGGCATGCGGGTGGTGCACGACGCGGGCCAGCTGGTTCGTGGCCTGCAGACCGCCCGTGCGGAAGCCCATGCGGCCTTCGGCGATGACCGCGTGTACCTCGAGAAGTTCCTGCCCGAGGCCCGCCACATCGAGATACAGGTGCTGGGAGACGAGCACGGCAACCTCATCCACCTGGGAGAGCGGGATTGCTCGGTGCAGCGTCGAAACCAGAAGCTGCTCGAGGAAGCCCCGTCGGAAATCGTGAGCCCTGACCTGCGCGCAAGGATGGGCGAAGCGGCGCTGCGAGGCGCTCGCGCGGCACGCTACGCGAGTGCCGGCACCATCGAGTTCCTTCTCGACCAGCGAGATGGCTCGTTCTTCTTCCTCGAGATGAACACGCGCATCCAGGTCGAGCATCCGGTGACCGAGCTCGTCACCGGCATCGATCTCGTGCAGGAGCAGATCCGCGTGGCGGCAGGGCAGCCGTTGCGTTGGAAGCAGGAGGACATCCGCCTGAACGGGCACGCCGTCGAGTGCCGCATCAACGCCGAAGACCCCTCTCGGGGATTCGTGCCGAGCACGGGTCGCATCACCGCGCTGCACCTCCCCGGCGGTCTGGGCGTACGCCTCGATACGCACATCCAGGGGGGCTATCAGGTGCTCCCCTTCTACGATTCGTTGCTCGGAAAGCTCATCGTGCACGCAAGCACGCGCGAAGAGGCCCTGGCGCGCATGAACCGCGCGCTCGAGGAGCTGCGCGTCGAAGGTGTCTCGACCACGGCCGACTTCCTGCGCACCATCGTCAACAACGCCTTCTACCGCAAGAACAAGATACACACCACGTTCGTCGAGAACCTGATGGCGCAGCCCGTCGCGGTGGCGCCCTGA
- the nusB gene encoding transcription antitermination factor NusB: MTTRREARNLTLQALFQIDVGKHPPETAIENVFADTSDADARAFVTDVVRGACANLDIIDRVIASRAANWKVDRLNRVDRTVLRIAIYEMLYRDDIPAPVSINEAVDLAREYGGEESGRFVNGVLGSLVPQAGGTIDREKVMKEAENIEITTVTAPPEAETQGAERRLGDALAQAEAEGEAPPKATKRASTRKKKATDAEPEAAASASEENAPEQEAEAPAVKRPRRVLKRDLEKLAEATREAEAAREA, translated from the coding sequence ATGACTACACGGCGTGAAGCCCGTAATCTCACGCTGCAGGCCCTGTTCCAGATCGATGTGGGCAAGCATCCGCCGGAGACGGCCATCGAGAATGTCTTTGCCGACACATCTGACGCCGACGCGCGAGCCTTCGTCACCGACGTGGTGCGCGGCGCCTGCGCGAACCTCGACATCATCGATCGCGTCATCGCATCGCGTGCCGCGAACTGGAAGGTCGACCGGCTCAACCGTGTCGACCGCACCGTCCTGCGCATCGCCATCTATGAGATGCTCTACCGTGACGACATCCCCGCCCCGGTGTCGATCAACGAAGCCGTCGATCTCGCACGCGAGTACGGCGGAGAGGAATCGGGGCGATTCGTCAACGGTGTGCTGGGCAGTCTGGTCCCGCAAGCCGGGGGCACCATCGATCGGGAGAAGGTCATGAAGGAAGCCGAAAACATCGAGATCACAACCGTCACCGCGCCGCCGGAGGCCGAGACCCAGGGAGCGGAGCGCCGGCTGGGCGATGCGCTCGCGCAGGCGGAAGCCGAGGGCGAGGCGCCCCCGAAGGCGACGAAGCGCGCGTCGACCCGGAAGAAGAAGGCGACCGATGCGGAGCCCGAAGCCGCCGCGTCCGCCAGCGAAGAGAACGCGCCGGAACAGGAAGCGGAAGCCCCGGCTGTGAAGCGCCCGCGACGCGTTCTCAAGCGTGACCTCGAGAAGCTTGCCGAAGCGACTCGCGAGGCCGAAGCGGCTCGCGAGGCCG